The following proteins are encoded in a genomic region of Tigriopus californicus strain San Diego chromosome 6, Tcal_SD_v2.1, whole genome shotgun sequence:
- the LOC131882811 gene encoding leucine-rich repeat-containing protein 49-like: MASSSSSHGLKDTGVIYRRAPVANISLGGSGQAAREVKGGGVRRGCDLEGGVRGMSGAITMERSEDEKLKFPDRINLDRKGLHGVPILEDEPALRLLSLQHNFIKRIQHLDSTYRLVFLDLYHNRLDTISNLEPLINLRVLMLGKNRIRRIEGLQKCNRLSVLDLHGNRITQITGLENLSDLKVLNLAGNLIRKITNLQDLKSLEELNIRRNRIRATQGLEVVPTLEKLYMSNNDIQNIACLSKLDALVKLHTVQMEGNPVWSNPEYAYHLVTSLPELNVLDQQEIATEVRDNAAKWRQSQQDQSNTGSASGARHQLMKKMEERNVSIVNAKQRWTFLKKQDWKQNADKVLKPQNTTEDEVEPTQKNFMGTIPKHPSVTNTGEEQSEAECDTVEPETVSSNPSLASLAVGPSLCRQASKTNLKAKLNNMPLNLVHERGRSSPGSPKTSADIVDGKLPAPSLKNEHLRKKFPGLEKRKFALPHRFVSLQHEPSLDLGSPTKSRSKADSFATLDKKIGFFPAPPTDETQSTSDEFSGVGLVTDSSSESSSSDVEEAHLAIFPPQAIQVSAKRVQSSADSMSLRRNASTSRLARSEGPERSGSRPRIASAQGNKASAPSLIHSETGRTSEQGTDYLIELDGDLLSVYGAQSLKFLDRPWNRPRAQKASTVQFNFVSFDDLVQYLPKFRQSFPHVENFEFLETDIHCLGQLNALGQLQGITSLFIGDEGNSIHPKNWKTYAVYRLEHWGLQYINNTEITDQDILEANQTYGSVGELALMVLPHNQILALVKKFELTGSGRDLTNESNIDVLSLIKDPNVKEIIAKESLQYKPRKAESTEELEKHHEALLELMEVGHSALHKFGRLEQEWGTLLPILIKRILSQYSDLRQYKKDTLLKLEKMDLSTRLGK; the protein is encoded by the exons ATGGCCTCTAGTTCGAGTAGTCATGGCTTGAAGGACACTGGTGTAATCTACCGACGAGCTCCAGTGGCCAATATCAGCTTAGGAGGATCGGGTCAAGCTGCCCGAGAGGTGAAAGGGGGCGGTGTCCGGCGAGGGTGTGACTTGGAGGGCGGGGTACGTGGCATGAGTGGCGCCATCACAATGGAACGCTCGGAGGATGAGAAGCTCAAATTCCCGGACCGTATCAATCTGGATCGAAAAGGCTTACACG GGGTTCCAATTCTAGAGGACGAGCCAGCCCTGCGGTTACTAAGCCTTCAGCATAACTTCATCAAAAGGATCCAGCATCTGGATTCAACCTATCGCTTGGTATTCCTGGACCTCTATCACAATAGATTGGATACCATCAGCAATCTGGAGCCCCTGATTAATCTCAGAGTGCTCATGTTAGGCAAGAACCGGATTCGGAGAATTGAAGGGCTTCAGAAATGTAATCGGCTCAGTGTTTTGGATCTTCATGGCAACCGGATTACGCAG ATCACAGGTTTGGAGAACTTGAGCGACCTGAAAGTCCTCAACTTGGCAGGGAATCTCATTCGGAAGATCACGAACCTCCAGGACTTGAAATCATTGGAAGAGCTGAACATTCGTCGCAATCGGATTCGTGCCACCCAAGGGCTTGAAGTGGTGCCCACCCTCGAAAAACTCTACATGAGCAACAATGATATTCAAAACATCGCATGCTTATCAAAATTAGATGCACTGGTCAAGCTTCACACGGTCCAAATGGAAGGCAATCCAGTTTGGTCCAATCCAGAATATGCCTACCATTTAGTCACGTCTTTACCCGAGCTCAATGTTTTGGACCAACAAGAGATCGCCACCGAGGTCAGAGACAATGCAGCCAAATGGAGGCAATCTCAACAGGACCAAAGCAACACCGGATCGGCATCTGGAGCTCGGCACCAACtgatgaaaaagatggaagAGAGGAACGTTTCCATTGTCAATGCCAAGCAAAGATGGACGTTTTTAAAGAAGCAGGATTGGAAGCAAAACGCCGATAAGGTCCTCAAGCCTCAGAACACCACCGAGGACGAAGTGGAACCCACCCAGAAAAACTTCATGGGCACGATTCCGAAGCATCCAAGTGTGACGAACACCGGTGAAGAACAAAGTGAGGCCGAGTGTGACACTGTCGAACCTGAGACCGTGTCCTCCAATCCGAGCTTGGCTAGTCTCGCTGTGGGTCCAAGTCTATGTCGACAGGCTTCCAAGACGAACTTGAAGGCCAAGCTCAACAACATGCCGCTGAATTTGGTCCACGAACGGGGGCGTTCGTCGCCAGGATCGCCCAAGACCTCTGCCGACATAGTGGATGGGAAACTTCCAGCTCCATCATTAAAGAACGAGCACTTGAGGAAGAAATTCCCAGGTTTAGAGAAACGCAAATTTGCCCTTCCGCACCGGTTTGTGAGCCTGCAACACGAGCCTTCGTTGGATTTGGGATCTCCCACAAAATCCCGGTCCAAAGCAGATAGTTTCGCCACTTTGGACAAGAAAATCGGGTTCTTCCCGGCCCCACCCACCGATGAAACTCAATCCACCAGTGATGAGTTCTCAGGCGTTGGTTTAGTGACCGATTCGTCATCCGAGTCGAGCTCATCCGATGTGGAGGAGGCTCATTTGGCCATATTTCCTCCTCAAGCCATCCAAGTTAGCGCTAAGCGAGTCCAATCGTCCGCAGATTCGATGTCTCTTCGTAGGAATGCTTCCACTTCCAGATTGGCTCGTTCAGAGGGACCGGAGAGAAGTGGGAGTCGACCCCGAATAGCTTCTGCCCAAGGAAACAAGGCCAGTGCCCCGAGTCTTATCCATTCTGAAACAGGCCGGACCTCAGAACAAGGCACAGATTACTTAATTGAGCTTGACGGCGACCTTCTGAGCGTGTACGGTGCGCAATCCCTGAAGTTCTTGGACCGTCCCTGGAATCGTCCACGGGCCCAGAAGGCGTCCACGGTTCAGTTCAACTTTGTCTCCTTTGACGATTTGGTCCAGTATTTGCCCAAATTCCGCCAGAGTTTTCCCCACGTTGAGAATTTCGAGTTTTTGGAGACCGATATTCATTGCTTGGGCCAACTCAACGCTTTGGGTCAGCTCCAAGGAATCACATCGCTTTTTATTGGGGACGAGGGTAATTCGATCCATCCCAAGAACTGGAAGACCTATGCCGTTTATCGATTGGAGCACTGGGGCCTGCAGTATATTAATAATACTGAAATCACAGACCAGGATATTCTGGAAGCTAATCAGACTTATGGAAGTGTGGGCGAACTAGCTCTTATGGTATTACCACACAATCAAATATTGGCTTTAGtcaagaaatttgagttgacaggaTCCGGGAGAGATTTGACTAACGAATCTAATATTGATGTATTGAGCCTGATAAAAGATCCGAACGTGAAGGAGATCATCGCCAAGGAGTCTCTTCAATACAAGCCTCGCAAGGCTGAAAGTACAGAGGAACTGGAAAAGCACCACGAAGCATTGCTCGAATTAATGGAA GTTGGCCATTCGGCTCTTCACAAATTCGGCCGATTAGAGCAAGAATGGGGCACCCTCTTGCCGATTTTGATCAAGCGAATCCTGAGCCAATATTCGGATCTACGTCAATATAAGAAGGATactttgttgaaattggagaaaatggacTTGTCAACGCGCTTAGGAAAATGA
- the LOC131882410 gene encoding uncharacterized protein LOC131882410 yields MEHFPARPWLYLLMVFVDLWAQFPLSHGTSNPIGASLFTKCRAMLAFRDPILVQKICGTLEGGSTETAPTAIATTTASKTTYGGTKKKMTKDTCGQPCRHDDLIAPICLDNGTIYKTTCQVRSWKCNPTHTERQLPNMTCQALSKLESGIGINFPTINDTFMFQLKRCLVWSLDEVRDDRESRPKELMPFKDLHKIANKHESSQNKHWHSMEQYFARLDALKRKYGNDRPTTSSYDPSDPSRDKHIWDEDFRLGQVQNERQRWKRSIVSGPNSRDLKQMKTDAQIGPSASSKPEGRAIGPCWVFPFTPDGIQTFLVEECVVNSRDVERCRKLIEINSYVMAKRLQSDIQTFKAQSNPSPKPRPTTVTQELFQDLKRPMDHPSFITSLEDEGNDSLVYPTIKPARNPTFKTTQTPTSLMTSPTSSVSAIPEEVRSVNNYKCQPFWKLNGQIHTYCSIPMEMGFCLCATEVDRQAEISNWDKCEPISCANTT; encoded by the exons ATGGAGCATTTCCCAGCTCGACCCTGGCTGTATTTGCTCATGGTGTTTGTGGATCTATGGGCTCAATTTCCGTTGTCCCATGGAACAAGCAATCCCATCGGAGCTTCACTCTTTACCAAGTGTAGAGCTATGCTCGCATTTCGAGATCCGATCCTTGTTCAAAAGATTTGTGGGACCCTAGAAGGTGGATCAACAGAGACCGCGCCCACCGCAATTGCCACAACAACGGCATCGAAGACGACATATGGAG gaaccaagaaaaagatgacCAAAGATACTTGCGGTCAACCCTGTCGACACGATGATTTGATTGCTCCGATTTGTTTGGACAACGGAACTATTTACAAAACAACTTGCCAAGTAAGGTCTTGGAAATGTAACCCCACTCACACTGAAAGACAACTTCCCAACATGACTTGCCAAG CTCTATCAAAGCTTGAAAGTGGTATCGGTATCAACTTTCCAACCATAAATGACACATTCATGTTCCAACTGAAGCGATGTCTCGTGTGGAGCTTGGACGAGGTTAGAGACGATCGTGAATCTCGTCCCAAAGAGCTTATGCCATTCAAAGATCTCCACAAGATAGCCAATAAGCACGAGTCCAGCCAAAACAAACACTGGCACTCCATGGAACAGTATTTCGCCCGACTGGACGCCCTGAAACGGAAATATGGGAATGACCGTCCCACCACCTCCAGTTACGATCCAAGTGATCCATCTCGGGACAAACACATTTGGGACGAAGATTTTCGATTGGGACAGGTCCAGAATGAACGCCAGAGGTGGAAGAGATCGATTGTGTCGGGACCTAATTCCAGGgatttgaagcaaatgaaaacagACGCGCAGATTGGCCCTTCTGCCTCTTCAAAGCCCGAAGGCCGTGCCATTGGACCATGTTGGGTGTTTCCATTTACTCCCGATGGGAtccaaacttttttggtcGAGGAATGTGTCGTGAATTCCAGAGATGTGGAACGATGCCGGAAATTGATCGAGATCAATTCGTATGTGATGGCCAAACGACTTCAAAGTGACATTCAGACCTTTAAGGCCCAATCCAATCCAAGCCCGAAACCACGCC CCACCACCGTAACACAAGAGTTGTTCCAAGATCTTAAGAGGCCCATGGATCATCCCAGCTTCATCACTTCCCTTGAAGACGAAGGTAATGACTCGCTTGTGTACCCAACCATCAAGCCAGCCCGAAATCCGACTTTCAAAACTACCCAAACACCAACATCACTAATGACAAGCCCGACAAGCTCTGTTTCCGCTATCCCCGAGGAAGTCAGATCCGTGAACAACTACAAGTGTCAAccattttggaaattgaacGGACAAATTCACACGTATTGCTCAATCCCCATGGAGATGGGGTTTTGTTTATGTGCAACCGAAGTGGACCGGCAAGCGGAGATATCAAATTGGGACAAATGCGAGCCCATATCATGTGCAAATACAACGTGA
- the LOC131882133 gene encoding lysosomal acid glucosylceramidase-like: MHALSVVGLLLVLGIGSWAGNPCIRKDFHRTSFVCVCNSTYCDDYEPLSALPPGQVLLVSSDKLSKRLESTVIDFVPLPNSTDGRSVLTIDRSNIAQRITGWGGAFTDAAAINVFSVNKTTQDNIIKSYYSKNGLDYHTGRINMGSCDFSPRPYSYVDTPGDVDLTTFALQEEDLDYKIPLIKKALSETDRPLKLFGSPWTAPPWMKSNNDYVGFSHLLPDYYQAWANYFVKFLDAYKAQGIDMWGLTAQNEPTHGSLLDLQFNCMGWNASDQRKFIVENLGPALETAGYGDVKLMMLDDQRSFIEEWAQEVLEDPRAFEYVDGIALHWYADDLEFPLSMDQFHKDYPSKFILYSEACNGFGDTAIEAVSLGSWNRGEKYLDNIIEDLNHWAVGWTDWNIALDMEGGPNWAGKRADSPIIVNAAEDEFYKQPMYYALGHVTRYIPEGSFKIMVDDGGENTHLKFTAVERPDGGVALVLMNRDLDLTRSVTIVDPDFGSIDLDVEPSSMHTLVYWK; the protein is encoded by the exons ATGCACGCTCTCTCCGTCGTTGGCTTGCTTCTTGTTCTGGGAATCGGATCTTGGGCTGGAAACCCCTGTATTCGAAAAGATTTTCACCGTACCAGCttcgtgtgtgtgtgcaaTAGCACCTATTGCGATGACTACGAGCCCTTGAGTGCCTTGCCCCCGGGGCAAGTCTTATTGGTCTCGTCGGACAAGCTCTCCAAACGTCTGGAATCCACCGTGATCGACTTCGTTCCCCTTCCCAATAGCACAGACGGTCGTTCCGTATTGACTATTGATAGGAGTAATATTGCCCAAAGAATCACGGGTTGGGGAGGAGCCTTTACCGACGCCGCAGCTATCAATGTGTTTTCTGTGAATAAGACCACGCAAGACAATATCATTAA GTCTTACTATTCGAAGAATGGCCTTGATTATCACACTGGACGGATCAATATGGGAAGTTGCGACTTTTCCCCCCGACCTTACTCGTATGTGGACACTCCCGGGGACGTGGATTTGACTACATTTGCTTTACAAGAAGAGGATTTGGATTACAAA ATCCCTTTGATCAAGAAGGCTCTGAGTGAGACGGACAGGCCTTTGAAGCTCTTTGGCAGTCCTTGGACAGCTCCCCCATGGATGAAATCCAACAATGACTACGTTGGTTTCAGTCATCTCCTCCCAGATTATTATCAAGCTTGGGCCAACTACTTTGTCAA ATTCTTGGATGCGTACAAAGCACAAGGTATTGATATGTGGGGATTGACGGCTCAAAACGAGCCCACTCATGGGTCTCTCCTGGACCTCCAATTCAATTGCATGGGCTGGAATGCTTCGGATCAAAGGAAATTCATCGTTGAGAATCTGGGCCCAGCATTGGAGACAGCCGGTTATGGTGATGTGAAACTCATGATGCTGGATGATCAACGCTCCTTCATCGAGGAGTGGGCTCAAGAG GTGCTGGAGGATCCTCGAGCTTTCGAGTATGTGGATGGCATTGCCCTTCATTGGTATGCGGATGACCTCGAGTTTCCGCTTTCCATGGATCAATTCCACAAAGATTACCCATCCAAGTTCATCCTCTACTCTGAAGCGTGTAATG GTTTTGGAGATACGGCCATTGAAGCCGTGAGCTTGGGATCGTGGAACCGAGGAGAAAAGTACCTGGATAACATTATTGAGGACTTGAACCATTGGGCTGTGGGATGGACCGATTGGAACATCGctctagacatggag ggtgGTCCCAATTGGGCCGGAAAACGGGCGGATTCTCCAATCATTGTCAATGCCGCTGAAGATGAATTCTACAAGCAACCCATGTACTACGCATTGGGACACGTGACCCGCTACATTCCAGAAGGATCCTTCAAGATCATGGTTGACGACGGGGGCGAAAACACACATTTAAAATTCACCGCTGTCGAAAGACCCGATGGGGGCGTGGCCCTGGTCCTGATGAACCGTGACCTGGATCTTACCCGATCTGTGACGATTGTTGATCCTGACTTTGGCTCAATTGACCTGGACGTGGAGCCTTCATCCATGCATACTTTAGTGTATTGGAAATAA